In Desulfoferula mesophila, the genomic window CGCGCTAGGGTTTCCTGGCGGACGATAGGCTTTTCTGCTATGTTAAACGGTAGTTTGCCCTCGTAAACCCCACAGGGAGTGGTTCTCCGCCAACCATGAGCCGCGCCGCCCAGCCCGATTCCGGCAACCGCCCTGGCCGCCAAAGTAATGCGCCCACCAGTCCCCCCCGGGACACCCCCATGCTGCGACAGTTTTTCGAGTTCAAGGAGCAGGTCCCCGACTGCATCCTCTTTTTCCGCATGGGCGACTTCTACGAGATGTTCTTCGAGGACGCGGCGGTGGCCTCCAAGGTGCTCTCCATCGCCCTGACCAGCCGGGACAAGAACCATCCCGACCCCATACCCATGTGCGGGGTGCCCTACCGGGCGGTGGACTCCTATCTGGCCAAGATGATCGAGGAGGGCTACAAGGTGGCCGTCTGCGACCAAGTGGAGGACCCCAAGCTGGCCAAGGGCCTGGTCAAGCGCGAAATAACCCGGGTGGTGAGCCCGGGCATGTTCATCGACCCCAACCACCTGCCGCCCAGGGAACACCGCTATCTGGCGGCCCTGTACTTTGCCCGCGAGAGCCTGGGCCTGGCCTGCCTGGACCTGGCCAGCGGCGAGTTTCTGGCCACCACCCTATTGCCCGGCCCGGCCCTGGCCGACGAGCTGGCCCGCTTGGAGCCCGCCGAGTTGGTGTTGGCCGAAACCCAAGCAGCCCACCCCGGCCTGGGCGACCTGGGCGCTCGGGGAGCCTCGCTGCCCCGCAGCCTGGTGGCCGGACGCCCCCCCACCCCGGCCCAGGCCCGCCAAAGCTTGGAGGGCCGCCTGCCCGAGGAAGAAGACGAGGCCATCGACCCGGCCCTGATAGCCGCGGCCCTGGCCTGGTCGGCGGTGCTTAGCACCCAGCGCACCAGCCCCGAGCACATCGAGCGGCTGGGCCTTTACCAGGTGGCCAGTCACCTGGTGCTGGACGCGGCGGCCCAGCGCAACCTGGAGCTGTTCCGTTCCATCGCCGGCGGCGGGCGCAAGGGCTCGCTGCTGCACGCGGTGGACCAGACCGCCACGCCCATGGGGGGCCGTTTGCTCAAGCAGTGGCTGGCCTTTCCGTTGCGCTCCCTGGAGGCCATCGAGGCCCGGCACCAGGCGGTGGAGGAGTTCGTAAACGACCCCCTGCTGTTGGATAGCCTGCGCGCCTCCTTGAACGAGTTGCCCGACCTGCCCCGTCTGGTGGGCCGGGCCAGCCTGGGCCAGGCCACGCCGCGCGACCTGGCCGCCCTGCGCGAGGCCCTGTTGGCCCTGCCCGGCCTCCGGAGCATGCTGGAGCCCTTGCAGTCGGCCCTGGTGGCCTCGCGCCTGGAGCAGATGTCCGGCCTGGGCGGCCTGGCCCAACGGCTCTACGAGTCCTTGGCCCCCAGCCCGCCGGTCAACCTGGCCGAAGGCGGGGTGATCGCCGCGGAGGTCAGCCCGGAGCTGGACGAGCTGCGCCAACTCAAGGGCGCGGGCAAGGATTGGATCGCCGCCCTGCAGGCCGAGTTGCGCGTCTCCACGGGCATCACTTCGCTCAAGGTGGGCTTCAACAAGGTCTTCGGCTATTACATCGAGGTGACCAGGGCTCACCTGGAAAAGGTGCCCGAGAGCTTCATCCGCAAGCAGACCCTGGCCAACGCCGAGCGCTTCATCACCCCGGAGCTCAAGGAAAAGGAAGCCGCCGTGCTGGGGGCCGAGGAAAAGGCCCTGGAACTGGAGAAGCTTCTGTTCGAAGAGCTGCGCGCGGCGGTGGCCGCCGAGGGACACCGCCTGGTGGCGGCGGCCCGGGCCGTGGCCGAGGTAGACGTGCTGGCCGGGCTGGCCCGCCTGGCCTTGAGCCGCGACTACACCCGGCCGCGCATGATCCCCGCCGGCGAGCTGAGCATCAGCGCGGGGCGCCATCCGGTGGTGGAGCAGATGCTCAAGGAGGGCGAGTTCGTGCCCAACGACGTGCATCTGGACGACGAGAGCCAACAGGTGCTCATCATCACCGGCCCCAACATGGCCGGCAAGTCCACCATCCTGCGCCAGGTGGCCCTGATCTGCCTGTTGGCCCAGGCCGGCTCTTTCGTGCCCGCCGCCCAGGCCCAGCTGCCCCTGCTGGACCGCGTGTTCACCCGGGTGGGGGCCATGGACGACCTGGCCGGGGGGCGTTCCACCTTCATGGTGGAGATGACCGAGACCAGCCACATCCTGGCCCAGGCCACCCCCCGCTCCCTGGTAATTCTGGACGAGGTGGGCCGGGGCACCTCCACCTTTGACGGCCTGTCCCTGGCCTGGGCCGTGGCCGAGCACCTGCACGACCTGGACGGCGTGGGGGTCAAGACCCTGTTCGCCACCCACTACCACGAGCTTACCGAGTTGGCCGCTACCCATGTCCGGGCCAAGAACTTCAACGTGGCGGTCAAACAATACCAGGGCTCCATCGTGTTCCTGCGCCGCCTGGCCCCCGGCGGGGTGAGCCGCTCCTACGGCCTGGCCGTGGCCCGCCTGGCCGGGCTGCCCGAGCCGGTCTTGGAGCGGGCCCGCCAGATATTGGAGCGCCTGGAGCAGGGCTCGCGACAAGAGCCCGCCCCGCCCTCGCCGCCCGCCGTGGGCGGCCAACTGGCCCTGTTTGGCGGCGAGGGCCACCCGGTCCTTAAGAAGCTGGCCGAGCTGGACCTTTCGCGCCTCACCCCCTTGCAGGCCCTCAACCTGCTCAGCGAGATGCAAGATGAGTTGGGCTAGGCTCTTCGCCCTGCTCTTGGGCCTGGCCCTGTTGGCCGGGGCGGCGGGTCATGCCGTGGCCCAGGACCCGCAGGCCGTCTATGACCAGGCGCGGGCCGACTACCGCTGGCTCATGGAGCATCCCAAGGCCCAGGGGGTGTACCAGAACTGGCAGAGCCTGGGCGAGCGCTTCGCCAGGGTCTACACCGCCGACCCCAGGGGCCCGCAGGCTGCGGGAGCCCTGTTGTGGATGGGCCGGGTACACGCCCAGGCCTGGCGGCGCTTCAAGCGTAGCGAGGACTTCGACCAGGCGGTGGACCTGTTCACCCGCCTGGTCAACCGCTTCCCGGAGTCCAACTTGGCCGATGACGGCCAAATCATGCTGGCCGGGCTCTACGAGGAAGCCGGCCAACCCAAGCAGGCCTACTTGGAATACCTCAAGGTCACCATGAACTACCCCCAGGGGGACATGTCTCCCAGGGCCAAAAAGCGCCTGGACACCCTGGAGGAGCAGCTGGCCCGCCAGCAGGGGAAGCAAGCCTCAAGCGCTCCGGCCGCCAAGGCTCCGGCCCAGGCCGAGCCCAAGGCCGAGACCAAGACCGTTACCACCGCTCAGAAGCCGTCGGCCGCTTCGGCTTCCGCCGCTCTGGCCGTGGTGGATGGGCTGAAGCACTGGTCCACCCCCTCCTACACCAGGGTGGTTATCGGCCTGGAGCGGCCGGTGCCCTATAACAGCGCCCTGCTCAAGCGCGACCCGGACCACAACAAGCCGCGCCGCCTCTACCTGGACCTCAAGGGGGCCCGCCTGCCCAAGGGATTCGACGACCGGGTTCCCATCGGCGACGGCCTGTTGCAATCGGCCCGGGCCGGTCAATACACCCCGGACACGGTGCGCCTGGTGCTGGATATCAAGCACCTGGCCAGCTACAAAGTCTTCACCCTGAACGACCCCTTCCGGGTGGTGGTCGACTGTTTCGGAGAGCAGGCCCAAGCCAAGGCCCACGCCCGCCAGGCAAAACGGGAGCGGCGGGTGCCCAGGGGCAAGGCCAACGACATACCACCGGAACTTAGCCTGGCCACGGCTCTGGGGCTGGGGGTCAAGCGGGTGGTGATCGACGCGGGGCACGGCGGCAAGGACCCCGGCGCCCAATACAAGGGCATCCAGGAAAAGGATTTGGTGCTGGACGTGGCCAAGCGGGTGGCCCAAAAGCTGCACAAGCTCCTGGGGGTGGAGGTGCTGTTGACCCGCGACCACGACACCTATTTGGCCCTGGAAGAACGCACCGCCTTTGCCAACACCAAGGACGCGGACATCTTCGTGTCCATTCACGCCAACGCGGCGGCCAGCCACCGGCTCAACGGAGTGGAGACCTATTTCCTGAACCTGGCCTCGGACGAGGAATCCATGCGGGTGGCCGCGCGGGAAAACGCCACCACCACCCGCTCTATCAGCGATCTCCAGGTCATCCTCAACGACCTGATGCTCAACTCCAAGATCAACGAGTCCAACCGTCTGGCCCGCTCGGTGCACGGCTCGCTGCTCAAGGAAACCAGGCAGCAGGCCAAGATAAATGACCTGCAAGTGAAACAGGCCCCCTTCTACGTGCTCATCGGCGCGCGCATGCCCTCGGTGCTGGTGGAGGTGGGCTTCATCACCAACCCCACCGAATACCAGTTACTCAAGCGCAACTCCTACCGCGACGCGCTGGCCCAGGGCATCGCCGAGGGCATTGCCAACTACGCCAAGCAGCTCAAGCGCACCGAAGGCTGAGATACGACGCATAAAAAACGCCGCCCCCCCCGAAGGGAGCGGCGCGACGAGCCTCGTGGCCCAGGTTCTAGCTGGAGCGCCAGAGCAGATAGCCCTGCACGAATTCTTCCAGATCGCCGTCCAAGACCGCGTCCACGTTGCCCACTTCCACCCCGGTGCGGTGGTCCTTGACCAGGCGGTAAGGGGCCAAGACGTAGGAGCGGATCTGGCTGCCCCAGGCTATCTCCTGCTGGCTGTCGTAGGCCTCTTGCTTTTCGGCCTGGCGTTTGGCCAACTCCAGTTCGTATAGCCTGGCCCTCAGCACCTTCATGGCCATGTCGCGGTTGCGGTGCTGGCTTTTTTCGTTTTGGCACTGCACCACCGTGCCGGTGGGCAGGTGGGTGATGCGCACCGCCGAGGAGGTCTTGTTGACGTGCTGCCCCCCCGCCCCGGAGGCCCGGTAGGTGTCGATGCGCAGATCGTTCTCGTTGATCTCGATCTCGATGTCGTCGTCCACC contains:
- the mutS gene encoding DNA mismatch repair protein MutS, translated to MLRQFFEFKEQVPDCILFFRMGDFYEMFFEDAAVASKVLSIALTSRDKNHPDPIPMCGVPYRAVDSYLAKMIEEGYKVAVCDQVEDPKLAKGLVKREITRVVSPGMFIDPNHLPPREHRYLAALYFARESLGLACLDLASGEFLATTLLPGPALADELARLEPAELVLAETQAAHPGLGDLGARGASLPRSLVAGRPPTPAQARQSLEGRLPEEEDEAIDPALIAAALAWSAVLSTQRTSPEHIERLGLYQVASHLVLDAAAQRNLELFRSIAGGGRKGSLLHAVDQTATPMGGRLLKQWLAFPLRSLEAIEARHQAVEEFVNDPLLLDSLRASLNELPDLPRLVGRASLGQATPRDLAALREALLALPGLRSMLEPLQSALVASRLEQMSGLGGLAQRLYESLAPSPPVNLAEGGVIAAEVSPELDELRQLKGAGKDWIAALQAELRVSTGITSLKVGFNKVFGYYIEVTRAHLEKVPESFIRKQTLANAERFITPELKEKEAAVLGAEEKALELEKLLFEELRAAVAAEGHRLVAAARAVAEVDVLAGLARLALSRDYTRPRMIPAGELSISAGRHPVVEQMLKEGEFVPNDVHLDDESQQVLIITGPNMAGKSTILRQVALICLLAQAGSFVPAAQAQLPLLDRVFTRVGAMDDLAGGRSTFMVEMTETSHILAQATPRSLVILDEVGRGTSTFDGLSLAWAVAEHLHDLDGVGVKTLFATHYHELTELAATHVRAKNFNVAVKQYQGSIVFLRRLAPGGVSRSYGLAVARLAGLPEPVLERARQILERLEQGSRQEPAPPSPPAVGGQLALFGGEGHPVLKKLAELDLSRLTPLQALNLLSEMQDELG
- a CDS encoding N-acetylmuramoyl-L-alanine amidase — encoded protein: MSWARLFALLLGLALLAGAAGHAVAQDPQAVYDQARADYRWLMEHPKAQGVYQNWQSLGERFARVYTADPRGPQAAGALLWMGRVHAQAWRRFKRSEDFDQAVDLFTRLVNRFPESNLADDGQIMLAGLYEEAGQPKQAYLEYLKVTMNYPQGDMSPRAKKRLDTLEEQLARQQGKQASSAPAAKAPAQAEPKAETKTVTTAQKPSAASASAALAVVDGLKHWSTPSYTRVVIGLERPVPYNSALLKRDPDHNKPRRLYLDLKGARLPKGFDDRVPIGDGLLQSARAGQYTPDTVRLVLDIKHLASYKVFTLNDPFRVVVDCFGEQAQAKAHARQAKRERRVPRGKANDIPPELSLATALGLGVKRVVIDAGHGGKDPGAQYKGIQEKDLVLDVAKRVAQKLHKLLGVEVLLTRDHDTYLALEERTAFANTKDADIFVSIHANAAASHRLNGVETYFLNLASDEESMRVAARENATTTRSISDLQVILNDLMLNSKINESNRLARSVHGSLLKETRQQAKINDLQVKQAPFYVLIGARMPSVLVEVGFITNPTEYQLLKRNSYRDALAQGIAEGIANYAKQLKRTEG